The genomic region CTGTACGACGCACGCCCGAATGACCATACTCAAGCCGATTCCATGCGCGTCTGATTCCGGCAAGGGCTAAGGGGCAAGGCCGGAATGACCTAGTGACCGGACGTGTTGCGCCGCCCTCCCGGGGCGGCTTTCTTTTGCGCGGCGAAATGCGCGGATCACGCCGATCGCGCGAGCCGTGCGGAACGTGCGCTCAGGCGCCGGCGGCGGGACGCACGGGCAACGCCGTCGAATACTTGATCTGTTCCATCGCGAAGCTCGAACTGACGTCGTAGAGCGGCACCGCGCGAATGAGTTGCTTGTAGACGCGGTCGTAATCGTCGATGTCCGAGACCACCACGCGCAGCAGATAGTCGGTCTCGCCGCTCATCCGGTACACCTCGACCACTTCGGGAATATCGCGCACCGCGCGCGTGAATTCGTCCGCCCAGCTCTGCGTGTGCTGATTGGTGCGGACCGCGACGAAGACCGTCGTGCCGACGCCCAGCTTCTTCGGATCGCACAGCGCCACCTGCGCGCGAATCACGCCCGTCTCCTTCAGCCGCTGCACGCGCTTCCAGCATGGCGTCTGCGACAGATTCACGCGCGAAGCGAGTTCGGCGATCGGCATCGTCACGTCGCTCTGCAACAGTTCGAGCAGCTTGCGGTCGATGAGGTCCATTCCCATACTGCACCCCCGATAGGAAATTATTCTCTTTTTAGATATTCGAGCGAAATTATATGGAAACCAATTCTGGATGCAAGCCGGTATAAATCCATGATCGATCAACGAACCCGCGTACATTCCGATGAAGCTCGAACCGCTTGTCCGTCCGACGCGCCGGCAGCCGCCAGCCAGCGCCGCGCCCGGCGCTTTCGCCACCGAACGCCCGGCGCTTTCGCGCCTGTGCCACGACATCGACGCCGCGCTCGATGCCGCCGAAGACGACCGCGCCTCCTTTGGCATTCGCCTGCACGCGGCGCTGCGGCGCGCGATCGCCGATCCTGAACTGCTGCGCCCGGATGAGCGCGCGGGCAGCCCGCACGGTTACTGCCGCCATCTGCTCGCCGCCGACCCGCTCGGCCGCTACGCCATCGCAGCGCTCGTCTGGGAGCCGGGACAGGCAAGCCCGGTCCACGGCCATCGAACGTGGTGCGGCTATGCCGTTATCGACGGCACGCTCGCGGAAACGCTCTATCGCTGGGACGCCGACGCGCAGTGCGCGGTGCACACGCGCCATCGTGTGCGCGAAACGGGCGCCGTCTCGTATGTCGATGCGGGACGCGCCGCCATTCATCGGCTCGGCAATCCGGCCGATGCCCGCACGCGCGCCGTGTCGATCCACGTCTACGGCGTCGCGGGCGAACACATCGCCACGCACGTCAACGATCTGCTCGCCGCCTGACGGCTGAACGCCCCGCGCTTTAGCCCTTGCCCGGCTCGGGCGCCATCGGGATTTGCGGCGGAATCGGCACCGAAAGGTCCGTCGCGGGCGGCGCGGGCCGCGGCTCGTGCGATAGGTCCACCGCGTGCGGCGACGCGTCCTCGTTCGCGAGCGGCGGCTCTTCGGCAACCCAGATGCGCTTGGCTCTCGCCGCTTCTTCGCCGTAGCCGCCATTACCGCCGGCGTCCGCGCGGCGCGACATCTGAACCTGCATCTGCGGCACGGGAATGTCGAGGCCCGCTTCGTCCATCTTGCGCTTGATGCCTAGATTGAACGCCCGCGCGACGCTCCATTGCTGTAGCGGCCGCGTCTTGATCTGCCCTTTCACGACCATCCAGTTCGGATCGAAACGATCCAGTCCCCACACTTCGACCGGACCCAGCATTTCTCGCCGGTAGCGCAAGTCGTCCATCAGGTCCGCGCCGACCTCGCTGATCATTTCGGTCACTTGCTCGACATCCGCCGAGAACGGCACGCGCACCTCGAACACCGCGTAGGCGAAATCGCGCGACAGATTCTTCACTGTCTTGATTTGCGAGAACGGAATGGCATGGATCGCGCCCTGGCCGTCGCGCAGGCGCACGGTGCGTATCGTCAGGCTTTCGACGATGCCCGCGTGCCCGCCTTCCACTTCGATCGAATCGCCGACGGAAATAGTGTCCTCGATGATGATGAAAAGCCCGGTGATCAGGTCCGCGACGAGCGATTGCGCGCCGAAGCCGACCGCAAGCCCGATCACGCCCGCGCCGGCGAGCAGCGGCGTCACGTTCAGGCCGAGATTCGCCGCCGTGACGATCGCCGCGACGAGAAGCAGCACGACGAACACGACGTTGCGCACGAGCGGCAGCATCGTGCGCGCGCGCATGCTCGGCCCGCGCCCGCCGCGCCGCGCGGAATCGGGCTTGAGCGTCTCCTGAATGCCGGTGTCGATCAGAATCCAGATCAGCCATACGACGAAGAACGTCAGCACGATCATCGCGACCGCGTGCGTGATGCCGCGCGCCGCGACGCTGCGCTCGGCCATGTCCGCGAGCGAAAAGCCCCAGAAGCGCGACGACAGTTCGAGAAACGCGAGCCATACGCCGACCACGATCATCGTGCCGACGAACTTGACGAGCCGCCGCACATACGCCGACTGGCGGCGCGGCTTGCGCGACTTCGGCCGCGTGATGCGCATCACGATGGCCGACAGAAAGAACGCGACGACGAGCAAACCCGCCGTTGCGATCGCCATTTGCAGCACATTCTCCGACGTGCCGATGCCCGCGAGCGTCGCCACCACGGACGCCGACGCGAGCAGAAGCAGCGGCAACTGCCAGAGCGACGCGACGACGTCGAACGTCTCGGTCGCCGCCTTGCGCGTGTTGCGCTGCTCGTAGGTGCGGCTGCGGATCAGATGCGCGACCGGCCGCTGGAACGCGAGCGCGAAGTACGCCGTGAGCGCCGCCGCGCCCATGTTCGCGCACGTCGAGATGAGCGCCGAAAGATTGGTGCCGAGCTGCTGCGCGACGTCGTAGTTGGCGGCGGCATCGCCGAGCGCCCCGAGCGTGCCGATCGCGAAAAGCAGCCGCCGCGCGCGCACGATCAGCAGGTTCACCGCGACGCGCCGGTGCGCCGAGCCGAACAGCGAAAACATGATGAGGCAGATGGCCGAGAACACCGCGCCCGCGACGATCGCGTAGGCGGTGACCATCGCGAGCGTGCGGCCGAGCGACTGCGGCATCATGTGCGCGAAGGTCAGCGCGGCGAGAAACGCGAAAAGGTATGGCGCGACGCGGCGCATCGTGAAGAGCAGCAGCTCGCGCGTCGTCGGATTCGAGTGCAGGCCCGCGTCGATGCCGTAGCGTTTCTGAATGCGCCGCTGCAACGCGACCAGCACGAACGCGCACGCGCCCCAGCCGGCGAGCATCGCGAAATAGTTGAAGACCGTGCGGCCGAACGGCTCGCGGCTCTGGCTCGTGACGATGGTGAAAAGCTCGTTGCCCGCCGCGTTGAAGCGCCCGCTCCAGTACGCGATCGGCGTCTTGCCGCGCTTCACGTCGGCTTCGATGCTGGTGAGCGCGGAGGCGATCGCGCCGAGCAAGCCCGCGTTCTGCGCGATGCTCGCGACCACCGACGAAGCCGCCGACATCACCGGCGCGCTCGCGCCGTCGGCTTGCGCCGCGGGTTGCGCGGCGTCGGCGGGCGATGCGGCGCCCGCGGATTGCGCCGCGCGCTTGGCGTCGCGCAGCTTCTTCAACTGCGACAGCAGCGCCGTGCGCTGGCGATCGCTGTCGAGCGTCGCGATCACGTTGTCGAGCGAGCGCAGCATGTCGGCGTCCGAGACAACGGGCGCGGAGGCGCTCGAAGCCGCATCCGCCGACGATGCCGGCGCCGGCGCGGGCGGCGCGATCAGTTCCTGGAACGACGGCAGATCGAGCGCGGGCGCGGCTTGCGCAGCGAAAATCGACGGCGGGAAGAATGAGAAAAGCGCGGCGAGAAGGAGCGTCGTCAGGAACGATATCGCATGGATTCCGGGGATGCCCGCCCGTGCGCGCCATCGCGCGAGAGCGCAGGTCCGGGATATCGCGACGAACGCCAGCGCGCCGCGATGCGCGAGCTTGCGTGGTTTCATAACGGTCTCGATTTCCGAAAGACCGCCAGTTTAGCGGCTGCCCCACGCGCGCCGGGCAACGCGGACGTAACGGAATGTTAAGTGCGGCTTATTTGTCCATGTCGCTGCGCGGGTCGGGAGAATCCGAGGAAGCAGCGCTGGAAGAAGCGCCGGAAGCAGCCCCGGATGCCTGCGCCTGCGATGCGCCGCGCTCCTTCGACCAGTCCTGCAGCTTGCGGCCCGCGCTTTGCAGGCCCGCGCCCGTCGCGCTCGCGGCGTTGTCGATCGCCGCATTCGTTGCGCTCGCCGCGCCCTCGAGATTCGCGCGCGCCGACGCCGCGACGCCGCTCGCGGAAATAGCGGGCATCGATCCCGCGCCGTCGAGATTCTGCTGCGCCGACTGTTTCGCGGCATCGACCTTCTGGCCGACGTAACTCGCGGCCTGATCGAACTTCTGGGTGGTCTGACTTGCGAGGTTGTTCAGCGCGCCCGCTGCCTGGCCTGCATCCGCGTCGTGCTTTTCGCATGCGGCGAGCACGCCGAGCGCTACGAGCGCGATTGCGATCCGGGTAATGGGCGTCATGGGTGTCATCGGTGTCATCTTCATGGTGCTGCCTCCTGCGCGATGCGTGCGCTTCCGCGCGTCTTGAAAAAGCGCGCCCATGATACGCCGTCTGCCGGCGCCCAAGAAACGAAAGCTTGCATGGGAGGGGAACTGCCGACAGCGCAACCGGACGATTTCGCCGACTGCATTCAACAACGGCATCGTTCACATTTAGGAGACTTCTGGTTCTGGCGAGCGGCCCGTGCGCTTATATTCGCCCGCAGTTCCGCCCTCCTCTCGTATCTTTCGCCATGCTCCTCATGAATTTCGCCATCGCCCTCGTCGCAGGCCTGATGTTGTTCGAGCCGTTTACGCGCGCGCCGGTCTCCCGCTTCACCACTCACCGGATGCGCCGCATGCTTGCGAAGCGCTCGTACTATCAGGCCGGAGGCGCTTTCTTCGCGGCGCTGGTCGTGGGAACGAGTCAGCCCGCGCCGGAACGTATTTCCCCACTGTTCGTTCTTGGCGTCGCGCTTGTGCTCCTGCTCGCGAGCCTCTACTGGATCGTGCGCGGCAAGCTGCTGCTGAGACAGCGCCGCGTGTTCACCGAACTGCACTAAAAATCGTTGTTCTCGGCGCGACTGGCGCCGCGCTCTCGTGCGCGGCGTTTTCGAAGATCTCGCCGCTTTCCTGATCGCTGACCAATCCCTCGGCGCAGGCGAAAAAAAAGGCGCTACGTTTCCGTAGCGCCTTAAAAGTTCTAGCCATTCCGAGGGCCGTGCTAGAACCTGAGAGCCTGTGATTCCAAAGCGCGGAGCGGGAAGCGGACGCGCACATCGTCCCGCCGTTTCAAAATCGGATTCCATTTTTTCCGGGATCGCTGCCCAAGTCAAGCAAAATTTCTGCGTCCGGGCATCTGCCCGGATCGTCTGTTGCGAACACGACGCAACGGAAAGCGTCATCGGCCTTACCGCTTATCATCGGGGCTTGCATCGTTTGCAAACTTCATCATCGCTCAATCGACGCGAGCCAACCCCGCATTCGAAACAACGTTTCAAAAATCAAATGCATCCGATGAGCAAGCCGTCGCCGGGCCGCGACAAGACAAAGGAGAAGGAAGGCGACGAAGTCACCGCGCTCGCGCGCGGACTCGACGTCCTGCGCCGCATCGCCGCCGCCGATGCGCCCGTCAGCAATCGCGAACTGACGGACTGGACGGGCATCCCCAAGCCGACCGTTTCGCGCATCACGGCGACGCTCGTCGGCGCGGGATTGCTGCTGCGCCTCCCCGATAGCGAGCGCTTCGTGCTGACGGCGTCCGTGCTGGAACTGAGCAACGGATTCCTGCGCAATTTCGACATCCGCGCGCGAGCCAGGCCGTTCTTGATCGCGCTTGCCGAGCAGACCGGCCTCAGCGTGCATCTCGCCGTGCGCGACCGGCTGGAGATGGTCGTGATCGACGCGATCCGGCCGCGCTCCGCCGTCCTCGTTTCGCGCATGGAAGTCGGCGGCAGGATGGACCTGAGCCGCACGGCTATCGGGCGCGCTTATCTCTCGGTGCTGTCGGAGGCGGACCGGCAGGCGCTGATCGGCAGCCTTCAAACCGCCACCGGCGACGACTGGCCGGCCATCGCGGGCGGCTTGCAGCGCAGCCTCGACGATGCACGCCGCCAGGGTTTCGCGATATCGCTCGGCGAATGGCATAACGGATTGAACGCCGTCGCGGCAGGCTTCGTCGGGCCATCCGAGGAACGCTACTCGGTCAACTGCGGCGGCGCCGCGCATCAGTGCCCGCAGGAAACGCTGGTGTCGACGGTCGCGCCGGCACTGCTCGAATGCGTCGAGCACATCGCGCGCGAGATCGGAGGCACGCCTGCCGCCGCCACGTCCTCACGCAAGACCAAGTAGACTTACGCGCTGGCCGCCGCGCCGCGCGTAGTTGGCATACGCCTGGCTTGCGCGGCATGTAACACTGGTAATCAACCGAAAGAATGCCCGGTGGACGGGCATCCGCGCGGGACGTAGCATCATGCTTCGCGCGCACCGGGGCCGCGCCGGGACTTCTGGCCGAGGCTCTTGCAGCCTGCTTCCTGATTCTTCGGGCAACCGCCCGCCGCCGCTTTCCCGGCCCCCGCCCCGACCGCATCGCAGCGATGCCGCCCATCCGCGCTCCGTACTACAGACTTGGAATCACCCAGCCACCGAACGATGGACGACCAAAAGAATCCTCCCGCCGCGCCGCGCCCGACGCCCGCCCGTCCTGCCGACCCAGCCGCTCCCGTCGATCCCGCTCCGCCCGTTACGGCCGCGCCGCCGCGCCGTCGCCGGATCGTGCCGCTCGTCGTGGCAATATTGATCGTCGCGGGCGCGCTCGCGTGGTGGCATCCGTGGAATCGGGGCGCCACGTCGGGACAGCCGCAGGAAGCGCGTCAGGGCGCGCGGCGCGGCGGCGCGAATCCGATGAACCAGCCGCAGCCGGTGCACGTCGCGACGGTCTCGCAAGGCGAAATGCCCGTCGTCATCAATGCGCTCGGCACCGTCACGCCGCTCGCCAACGTCACGGTGAAGACGCAACTGAACGGCACGCTGATGGACGTCGCGTTCAGGGAAGGCCAGATGGTCAAGAAAGGCGATCTGCTCGCGCAGATCGATCCGCGTCCCTATAAAATCTCGCTGCGCAACGCCGAAGGCACGCTCGCGCGCGACCAGGCGCTGCTGCAGACCGCGCGTCTCGATTTGCAGCGCTATCAGACGCTGCTCGCGCAGGATTCCATCGCGAAGCAGCAGGTGGACACGCAGGCATCGCTCGTCAAGCAGTACGAAGGCGCGGTGAAATCGGACCAGGCCAATGTGGATACCTACAAGCTCGATCTCGCCTACGCGCGCATCACCGCGCCGGTGTCGGGCCGCGTGGGTCTGCGTCAGGTCGATCCGGGCAACTACGTGACCACCGGCGACACGAACGGCGTCGTCGTCATCACGCAGCTTCAGCCGATCAGCGTCATCTTCACGACCTCCGAGGACAACCTCGCCGCCATCATGAAGCCGCTGCACGCGGGCACGAAGATGTCGGTCACGGCCTACGACCGCGCGAACACCACTGCGCTCGAAGCGGGTTATCTCGAGACCGTGGACAACCAGATCGACACCGCCACCGGCACGGTCAAGCTGCGCGCCACCTTCGAAAACAAGGGCAACATGCTGTTTCCGAACCAGTTCGTGAATACGAAACTGCTCGTCGACGTAATCAGGGACGCGACCATCGTGCCGACGTCGGCGGTGCTGAACGGCTCCTCGGGTTCGTTCGTATATGTCGTGAAGGCGGACAACACGGTGACCGTGCGCAACGTGAAAACCGGCCCGGTCGATGGCGAGCGCACGAGCATCAAGTCGGGCCTGCAAGTGGGCGAGCGCGTGGTCATCGACGGTTCGGACCGCCTGAAGGAAGGCGCGAAGATCACGATTCCGGCGGAAAAGGCCAAGGGCGCTTCGGGCGCATCAGGCGCATCCGCCGCTTCCGCCGCCGCCCCGGCATCCGGTGCATCGGGCGCGCATCGCGGCGGGCGTCGACGCCAGCAACAGCAGCAGTAACGTTTAAGCATCGCGCATGAATCCCTCCCGCATTTTTATCCTGCGCCCGGTCGGCACGGCGCTTCTGATGGCGGCGATCATGCTGGTCGGCCTGGTCGCCTTGCGTTTTCTGCCGCTCTCCGCGCTGCCCGCCGTCGACTATCCGACCATTCAGGTGCAGACGTTCTACCCCGGCGCGTCGCCGGACGTGATGACATCGAGCGTCACCGCGCCGCTCGAAAAGCAGTTCGGGCAGATGGCGAGCCTGAACCAGATGTCGTCGCAGAGTTCGGCGGGGGCGTCGGTCATCACGCTGCAGTTCAGCCTCGACTTGCCGCTCGACATCGCCGAACAGGAAGTGCAGGCGGCGATCAACGCGGCGGGCAACCTGCTGCCATCCGACCTGCCCGCGCCGCCGATCTACGCGAAGGTGAACCCCGCCGACGCGCCGATCATGACGCTCGCGATCAGTTCGAAGACGCTGCCGCTCACGCAGGTGCAGGATCTGGCGGACACGCGCCTCGCGCAGAAGATTTCGCAGGTTGCGGGCGTGGGCCTCGTGTCGGTGAGCGGCGGAAACCGGCCGGCGGTGCGCATCCAGGCGAACACGCGCGCGCTCGCGTCGTATGGCCTCAATATCGACGACTTGCGCACCACGATTTCGAACCTCAACGTCAACACGCCGAAGGGCAATTTCGACGGCCCCACGCGCGCATACACCATCAACGCGAACGATCAGTTGACCGACGCGAGCGCATACAAGAGCGCGGTGGTCGCGTATCGCAACGGGCGGCCGGTCATGCTGACGGACGTGGCGACGATCGTGCAGGGACCGGAAAACACGAAGCTCGGCGCATGGGTCGATTCGACGCCCGCCATCATCCTCAACGTGCAGCGCCAGCCGGGCGCGAACGTGATCCAGGTGGTCGACGGCATCAAGAAACTGCTGCCGCAATTGCAGCAGGCGCTGCCGGCCGCGCTCGACGTGCGCGTCGTCACCGACCGCACCACGACCATTCGCGCGTCCGTGCGCGACGTGCAGTTCGAACTGGCGCTGTCCGTCGTGCTGGTCGTGATGGTCATCTATCTGTTCCTCGCGAACGTCTACGCAACCATCATCCCGAGCCTGTCGGTGCCGCTCTCGCTCGTCGGCACGCTCGCCGTGATGTACCTCTGCGGCTTCTCGCTCGACAATCTCTCGCTCATGGCGCTGACCATCGCAACAGGCTTCGTCGTCGACGACGCCATTGTGATGATCGAGAACATCGCGCGCTACGTGGAAGAAGGCGAATCGCCGCTCGAAGCCGCGCTGAAGGGCTCGCGGCAGATCGGTTTCACCATCATTTCGCTCACGGTCTCGCTCATCGCCGTGCTGATTCCGCTGCTCTTCATGGGCGATGTCGTCGGCCGGCTCTTTCATGAATTCGCGATCACGCTCGCCGTGACCATCGTGATTTCGGCGATCGTCTCGCTCACGCTCGTGCCGATGATGTGCGCGAAGCTGCTGCGCCACACGCCGCCGAAGGACAGCAAGCGTTTCGAGGCGCGCGCGCATCAGTTCATCGATTACGTGATCGGCCGTTACGCGGTGGCGCTCGAATGGGTGCTCGCGCGGCAGCACGCGACGCTGTTCGTCGCGGTGCTCACGCTCGTTCTGACCGGCGTGCTGTACGTGTTCATTCCGAAGGGCTTCTTTCCGACGCAGGACACGGGCGTGATTCAGGCCATCACGCAGGCGCCGCAAGCGGCGTCGTATCAGGCGGTCGCCGAGCAGCAACAGGCGCTCGCGCAAAAGATTCTGCAGGACCCGGACGTCGAGAGCCTGACGTCGTTCATCGGCGTGGACGGCACGAACATCACGCTCAATAGCGGGCGCATGCTCATCAACCTGAAGCCGCGCGACGACCGCAGCAATACATCGAGCGAAATCATCCGCACCATTCAGGACGAAGTGGCCGACATTCCCGGCATCAAGCTGTACATGCAGCCGGTGCAGGATTTGACGATCGACTCCACCGTCAGTCCGACGCAGTATCAGTTCATGCTGACGGACCCGAATCCGTCCGAGTTCGCGCAATGGGTGCCGAAGCTCGTGGACCGGCTGCAACATACGTCGATCCTGACCGATGTGGCCACGGACCTTCAGCAGAACGGGCAGTCCGTGTACGTGGAAATCGACCGCGAAACGGCGGCGCGCTTCGGCATCACGCCCGCGACCGTCGACAACGCGCTTTACGACGCCTTCGGCCAGCGCATCATCTCGACGATTTTCACGCAGTCGAACCAGTACCGCGTGATTCTCGAAGCCGAACCGTCCGACGCGCACTACAGCGAAACGCTCGACGGCATCTATCTGCCCTCTTCCACCGCGACGAACGGGCAAGTGCCGCTTTCGGCCATCGCCAAGTTCCACGAACGCGCGGCGCCGTTGCTCGTCACGCATCTCGGGCAGTTTCCGGCGACGACCGTGTCGTTCAATCTCGCGAAGGGCGCGTCGCTCGGCGCGGCGGTCAAGGCGATCGAAGCGGCGAAGAGTGAAATCGGCTTGCCCGCGTCGTTCCAAATTCGCTATCAGGGCGCGGCGCTCGCGTTCCAGGCGTCGCTTTCGAACGAACTGTTCCTGATTCTCGCGGCCATCGTCACGATGTACATCGTGCTCGGCGTGCTGTACGAGAGCTTCATCCATCCGATCACCATTCTGTCGACGCTGCCCTCGGCGGGCGTCGGCGCGCTGCTTTCGCTGATGATCACCGGGCACGATCTCGACATCATCGGGATCATCGGCATCGTGCTTTTGATCGGCATCGTGAAGAAGAATGCGATCATGATGATCGACTTCGCGCTCGAAGCCGAACGCGAGCAAGGCAAGTCGCCGCGCGACGCGATTTTTCAGGCGTGTCTCTTGCGCTTTCGCCCGATTCTGATGACGACGATGGCGGCCCTTCTCGGCGCGCTGCCGCTGATGCTCGGCTGGGGCGCGGGTTCGGAGTTGCGGCATCCGCTCGGCATCGCGATCGTCGGCGGTTTGATCGTCTCGCAGTTGCTCACGCTTTTCACGACGCCCGTGATCTATCTCGGCTTCGATTCGCTCGGCCGCCGGCTGCGCGCGCGCTTCGGCGGCGGCATGAACCCGGCGCATCCGGCGAGCGACGTGGAGTAAGCCATGAACCTGTCGCGCCTCTTCATCGCCCGGCCGGTTGCCACGACGCTGCTCGCCATCGGCATCGCGCTCGCGGGCATGTTCGCGTTCGTGCGGCTGCCGGTCGCGCCGCTGCCGCAAGTCGATTTCCCGACCATCTCCGTGCAGGCGCAGTTGCCCGGCGCGAGTCCCGAGACGGTCGCGACGAGCGTCGCGAGCCCGCTCGAACGGCATCTCGGCAGCATCGCGGATGTGAGCGAAATGACGTCGATGAGTTCGGTCGGCACCACGCGCATCACGCTGCAATTCGGCCTGAACCGCGACATCGACGGCGCCGCGCGCGATGTTCAAGCCGCGATCAACGCCGCCCGCGCGGACCTGCCGACCGCGCTGCGCAGCAACCCGACGTATCACAAGGTCAATCCCGCCGACGCGCCGATTCTCGTGCTCGCGCTTTCGTCGCCCACGCGCACGGCGGGCTCGCTCTACGATTCCGCCGCGACCGTGCTTCAGCAGACGCTTTCGACGGTGCCGGGCGTCGGCGAAGTCGATGTGAGCGGCTCCGCGAATCCGGCCGTGCGCGTGGAACTGGAGCCGGGCGCGCTCTTTCACTACGGGCTCGGGCTCGAAGACGTGCGCGCGGCGCTCGCGGCGGCGAACGCGAACAGTCCGAAGGGCGCGATCGAGTTCAAGGGCACGCATGTCCAGCTCTACACGAACGATCAGGCGAGCAAGGCGTCGCAATACAAGGATCTCGTCGTCGCGTACCGCAACGGCTCGGCGGTGAAGCTCTCGGATGTGGGCGAAGTGGCCGATTCGGTCGAAGACTTGCGCAACCTCGGTCTCATCAACAACAAGCGCGCGGTGCTCGTCATTCTGTATCGGCAGCCGGGCGCGAACATCATCGAGACGATCGACCGCGTGAAGGCGATGCTGCCGCAATTGCAGGCGGCGCTGCCCGCCGACGTGCAGATCACGCCGACCGCCGACCGCTCCACGACCATCCGCTCCTCGCTGCACGACACCGAACTCACGCTCGTGATCGCGGTGGCGCTCGTCGTGATGGTCGTGTTCCTCTTTCTGCGCAACTGGCGCGCGACGCTCATCCCGAGCGTCGCCGTGCCGATCTCGATCATCGGCACGTTCGCGGCCATGTATCTGCTCGGCTTTTCGCTCGACAATCTCTCGCTGATGGCGCTCACCATCGCGACGGGATTCGTCGTCGACGACGCCATCGTCGTGCTGGAGAACATCTCGCGGCATGTCGAAAAGGGCGTGCCGCGCATGCGGGCGGCGATCATCGGCGCGCGCGAAGTGGGCTTCACGGTGCTGTCGATCAGCGTGTCGCTCGTCGCCGTGTTCCTGCCTATTCTGCTCATGGGCGGCATCGTCGGGCGGCTTTTCCGCGAATTCGCGCTGACGCTCTCGCTGGCGATAGGCGTGTCGCTCGTCGTCTCGCTCACCGTCACGCCGATGATGTGCTCGCGCCTGCTCGAGGAATCGCACGAGAAGCGCGCGGAAGGACGCGTCGCGCGCTGGCTGGAGCGGCAATTCGAGCGCATGCAGCGCGGCTATGCGCGCACGCTCGGCTGGGCGCTCGCGCACCCGCGCACCATCTTGCTGATTCTGCTCGCGACCATCGGGCTCAATGTCTATCTGTACGTGATCGTGCCCAAGGGCTTTTTCCCGCAGCAGGACACGGGGCGCATCATCGGCGGGATTCAGGCGGACCAGAGCACGTCGTTTCAGGCGATGAAAACCAAGTTCGCCGAGATGATGCGCATCGTCGAGGCCGATCCCGCCGTCGACAGCGTCGCGGGTTTCACGGGCGGGCGCTCCACCAATTCCGGCTTCATGTTCATCTCGCTCAAGCCCAAGAGCGAGCGCAAGGTGTCGGCCGATGCGGTGATCAATCGCCTGCGCAGGCCGCTCGCCGACGTCGCCGGCGCGCGCACGTTCCTTCAGGCGGTGCAGGACATTCGCGTGGGCGGACGGCAGTCGAATGCGCAGTATCAGTTCACGCTGCTCTCCGATACCACGTCCGATCTGTACACATGGGGGCCGAAGATCACCGAGGCGCTGCAGCATCGACCCGAACTCACCGACGTCAATTCGGACCAGCAGCAAGGCGGCCTCGAAGCGATGGTCACGTTCGACCGCGCCACCGCCGCGCGCCTGAACATCAAGCCCGCGCAGATCGACAACACGCTCTACGACGCATTCGGCCAGCGGCAGGTCTCGACCATCTACAACCCGCTGTCGCAGTATCACGTCGTGATGGAAGTCGCGCCGAAGTACTGGCAGGACCCCGAGATGCTCAAGCAGATTTACATCAGCACATCGGGCGGCACGGCGAGCGGCTCGGCATCGACCAATTCGACGACGACATCGAGCGCGACCAGCACCGCGTCCACCACCGCCACCGGCTCGACCGGCGCGGGCGGCTCGTCCACCAGCACGGCGGACACCACGGCCGCGCTCGCGCTCGCGTCCGTGCGCAATTCCGCGACGAACGCGATCGCGGCGACCGGCAAGTCCGGATCGTCGTCGGGCGCGGCGGTATCGACGTCGAAGGAAACGATGGTGCCGCTGTCGGCCATCGCGAAGTTCGGACCGGGCAACACGCCGCTTTCGGTGAGCCACCAGAGCCAGTTCGTCGCATCGACGA from Caballeronia sp. Lep1P3 harbors:
- a CDS encoding MdtA/MuxA family multidrug efflux RND transporter periplasmic adaptor subunit; translation: MDDQKNPPAAPRPTPARPADPAAPVDPAPPVTAAPPRRRRIVPLVVAILIVAGALAWWHPWNRGATSGQPQEARQGARRGGANPMNQPQPVHVATVSQGEMPVVINALGTVTPLANVTVKTQLNGTLMDVAFREGQMVKKGDLLAQIDPRPYKISLRNAEGTLARDQALLQTARLDLQRYQTLLAQDSIAKQQVDTQASLVKQYEGAVKSDQANVDTYKLDLAYARITAPVSGRVGLRQVDPGNYVTTGDTNGVVVITQLQPISVIFTTSEDNLAAIMKPLHAGTKMSVTAYDRANTTALEAGYLETVDNQIDTATGTVKLRATFENKGNMLFPNQFVNTKLLVDVIRDATIVPTSAVLNGSSGSFVYVVKADNTVTVRNVKTGPVDGERTSIKSGLQVGERVVIDGSDRLKEGAKITIPAEKAKGASGASGASAASAAAPASGASGAHRGGRRRQQQQQ
- a CDS encoding MdtB/MuxB family multidrug efflux RND transporter permease subunit; translation: MNPSRIFILRPVGTALLMAAIMLVGLVALRFLPLSALPAVDYPTIQVQTFYPGASPDVMTSSVTAPLEKQFGQMASLNQMSSQSSAGASVITLQFSLDLPLDIAEQEVQAAINAAGNLLPSDLPAPPIYAKVNPADAPIMTLAISSKTLPLTQVQDLADTRLAQKISQVAGVGLVSVSGGNRPAVRIQANTRALASYGLNIDDLRTTISNLNVNTPKGNFDGPTRAYTINANDQLTDASAYKSAVVAYRNGRPVMLTDVATIVQGPENTKLGAWVDSTPAIILNVQRQPGANVIQVVDGIKKLLPQLQQALPAALDVRVVTDRTTTIRASVRDVQFELALSVVLVVMVIYLFLANVYATIIPSLSVPLSLVGTLAVMYLCGFSLDNLSLMALTIATGFVVDDAIVMIENIARYVEEGESPLEAALKGSRQIGFTIISLTVSLIAVLIPLLFMGDVVGRLFHEFAITLAVTIVISAIVSLTLVPMMCAKLLRHTPPKDSKRFEARAHQFIDYVIGRYAVALEWVLARQHATLFVAVLTLVLTGVLYVFIPKGFFPTQDTGVIQAITQAPQAASYQAVAEQQQALAQKILQDPDVESLTSFIGVDGTNITLNSGRMLINLKPRDDRSNTSSEIIRTIQDEVADIPGIKLYMQPVQDLTIDSTVSPTQYQFMLTDPNPSEFAQWVPKLVDRLQHTSILTDVATDLQQNGQSVYVEIDRETAARFGITPATVDNALYDAFGQRIISTIFTQSNQYRVILEAEPSDAHYSETLDGIYLPSSTATNGQVPLSAIAKFHERAAPLLVTHLGQFPATTVSFNLAKGASLGAAVKAIEAAKSEIGLPASFQIRYQGAALAFQASLSNELFLILAAIVTMYIVLGVLYESFIHPITILSTLPSAGVGALLSLMITGHDLDIIGIIGIVLLIGIVKKNAIMMIDFALEAEREQGKSPRDAIFQACLLRFRPILMTTMAALLGALPLMLGWGAGSELRHPLGIAIVGGLIVSQLLTLFTTPVIYLGFDSLGRRLRARFGGGMNPAHPASDVE